The following proteins are co-located in the Spinactinospora alkalitolerans genome:
- a CDS encoding Tex family protein, translating into MTTSIHQRIAEELGVRERQVDAAVELLDGGSTVPFIARYRKEVTGTLDDAQLRTLEERLRYLRELEERRTAILESIRTQGKLDDALEARIMAADSKARLEDIYLPYKPKRRTKAQIAREAGLEPLADRLLADPGTDPQAAAADFADPDKGVADAAAALDGARAILVERFTEDADLIGELRERMWTRGRLVSRVREGKEEAGAKFADYFDFAEPFTRLPSHRILAMFRGEKEEVLDLTPEPEEPQAGEEARTGPGDYELRVARHFDIADRGRPADRWLMETVRWAWRTRILVRLDIDLRMRLWQAAEDEAVDVFAANLRDLLLAAPAGARPTMGLDPGYRTGVKVAVIDATGKVVATETIHPHQPQRRWDEAIAALERLAARHGVELIAIGNGTASRETDRLAADLIKLHPKLRLTKIMVSEAGASVYSASAYASEELPELDVSLRGAVSIARRLQDPLAELVKIDPKSIGVGQYQHDLAEMKLSRSLDAVVEDCVNGVGVDVNTASAPLLTRVSGIGSGLAHNIVLHRDANGPFRSRAALKEVARLGPKAFEQCAGFLRIRGGDDPLDASSVHPEAYPVVRRILAASDTGITSLIGNGARLRALRPGEFVDDTFGLPTVTDILKELEKPGRDPRPAFTTASFKEGVDKLADLEPGMLLEGVVTNVAAFGAFVDVGVHQDGLVHVSAMSKSFVEDPRDVVKSGDIVRVKVLDVDIPRKRISLTLRLDDEIEASGEQRAPSGAERRDRKGGGKRGDRGGGQKQNRGGKGQNRGGKGPAPSGALADALRRAGLAE; encoded by the coding sequence GTGACGACGTCCATTCATCAGCGGATCGCCGAGGAGCTCGGCGTGCGCGAGCGGCAGGTGGATGCGGCCGTCGAGCTGCTCGACGGCGGCTCCACCGTGCCGTTCATCGCCCGCTACCGCAAGGAAGTGACCGGCACGCTCGACGACGCACAGTTGCGCACGCTCGAAGAGCGGCTGCGCTATCTGCGCGAACTGGAGGAGCGGCGCACGGCGATCCTGGAGTCGATCCGCACGCAGGGCAAGCTCGACGACGCGCTCGAGGCGCGGATCATGGCGGCCGACTCCAAGGCCCGCCTGGAGGACATCTACCTCCCCTACAAGCCCAAGCGCCGCACCAAGGCGCAGATCGCCAGGGAGGCCGGGCTCGAACCGCTCGCCGACCGGCTCCTCGCCGACCCCGGGACCGACCCGCAGGCGGCCGCGGCCGACTTCGCCGACCCCGACAAGGGCGTGGCCGACGCCGCTGCGGCGCTCGACGGCGCCCGCGCGATCCTGGTCGAGCGCTTCACCGAGGACGCCGACCTGATCGGAGAGCTGCGCGAGCGGATGTGGACGCGGGGCCGCCTCGTGTCGCGCGTGCGCGAGGGCAAGGAGGAGGCCGGCGCCAAGTTCGCCGACTACTTCGACTTCGCCGAGCCCTTCACCCGGCTGCCCTCGCACCGGATCCTGGCGATGTTCCGCGGCGAGAAGGAGGAGGTCCTCGACCTCACTCCCGAGCCGGAGGAGCCGCAGGCCGGGGAGGAGGCGCGGACCGGGCCGGGCGACTACGAGCTGCGCGTCGCCCGGCACTTCGACATCGCCGACCGCGGCCGCCCGGCCGACCGGTGGCTGATGGAGACGGTGCGCTGGGCCTGGCGCACCCGCATCCTCGTCCGGCTCGACATCGACCTGCGCATGCGCCTGTGGCAGGCGGCCGAGGACGAGGCGGTCGACGTCTTCGCCGCCAACCTGCGCGACCTGCTGCTCGCCGCGCCCGCCGGGGCCCGGCCCACCATGGGCCTCGACCCCGGGTACCGTACCGGTGTGAAGGTCGCGGTGATCGACGCGACCGGCAAGGTGGTGGCGACCGAGACGATCCACCCGCACCAGCCGCAGCGGCGCTGGGACGAGGCGATCGCCGCACTGGAGCGGCTCGCCGCGCGGCACGGCGTCGAGCTGATCGCGATCGGCAACGGCACCGCCTCGCGCGAGACCGACCGGCTCGCGGCCGACCTGATCAAGCTGCACCCCAAGCTCAGGCTCACCAAGATCATGGTGTCGGAGGCCGGCGCATCGGTGTACTCCGCCTCGGCCTACGCCTCGGAGGAGCTGCCGGAACTCGACGTGTCGCTGCGCGGCGCGGTGTCGATCGCGCGCCGGCTGCAGGACCCGCTGGCCGAGCTCGTCAAGATCGACCCCAAGTCGATCGGCGTCGGCCAGTACCAGCACGATCTCGCCGAGATGAAGCTGTCGCGCTCGCTCGACGCGGTGGTGGAGGACTGCGTGAACGGGGTCGGCGTGGACGTCAACACCGCATCGGCGCCGCTGCTGACACGGGTCTCGGGCATCGGATCGGGGCTCGCGCACAACATCGTGCTGCACCGCGACGCCAACGGCCCGTTCCGCTCGCGCGCCGCCCTCAAGGAGGTCGCGCGGCTCGGCCCGAAGGCGTTCGAGCAGTGCGCGGGCTTCCTGCGCATCCGCGGCGGCGACGACCCGCTCGACGCCTCCAGCGTGCACCCCGAGGCCTACCCGGTGGTGCGCCGCATCCTCGCGGCCTCCGACACCGGCATCACGTCGCTGATCGGCAACGGCGCGCGGCTGCGCGCGCTCAGGCCGGGGGAGTTCGTCGACGACACCTTCGGCCTGCCGACCGTCACCGACATCCTCAAGGAGCTGGAGAAGCCCGGCCGCGACCCGCGTCCCGCGTTCACGACCGCGAGCTTCAAGGAGGGCGTGGACAAGCTCGCCGACCTCGAACCCGGCATGCTGCTCGAAGGCGTCGTCACCAACGTCGCGGCCTTCGGCGCCTTCGTCGACGTCGGCGTGCATCAGGACGGCCTGGTGCACGTCTCGGCGATGTCGAAGTCCTTCGTCGAGGACCCGCGCGACGTCGTCAAGTCGGGCGACATCGTGCGCGTGAAGGTGCTCGACGTGGACATTCCGCGCAAGCGCATCTCGCTCACGCTGCGGCTCGACGACGAGATCGAGGCCTCCGGCGAGCAGCGCGCGCCGTCGGGCGCCGAGCGCCGGGACCGCAAGGGCGGCGGCAAGCGCGGCGACCGCGGGGGCGGCCAGAAGCAGAACCGCGGCGGCAAGGGCCAGAACCGCGGCGGCAAGGGCCCGGCCCCGAGCGGAGCCCTGGCCGACGCCCTCCGCCGCGCCGGCCTGGCCGAATAG
- a CDS encoding multidrug effflux MFS transporter, with amino-acid sequence MVAARPAATGSHTSTLTEAPRPRRSVVLLVFVLGALSATSSLATDLYLPAFPEIAADLNAPASQVQLTLTAIMVGLAVGQLVIGPMSDMWGRRVPLLIGVSLFTATSFLCMVAPSAEMFSLIRFVQGLAASAGAVISKAVVRDTFDGDSAAKFFSRLVLIVGLAPMLGPILGGQLLLLGPWQLIFAALGTAGLISFALVFFGMPESLPKERRRAPQMAATLRTFGRLLRDPGFIGPALIMALSFAMTFTYISTFSFISQNEFGASAQQFSLVFAVNTLGMVLGNQVNAALIGRMHTSRRLLAGLAGSVAAVAALAVLGVSGQANLVSVTAVLFVMMFCTGLISPNATTLAISSQSASVAGSSSALLGTLQFALGGGLAAASGLTSTGQATLTSMTAVMFGTVAAAALIFVHAALRGHTRSVL; translated from the coding sequence ATCGTCGCCGCGCGTCCGGCCGCGACCGGTTCGCACACCAGCACCCTCACCGAGGCTCCGCGGCCGCGGCGCTCCGTGGTGCTGCTGGTGTTCGTGCTGGGCGCGCTCTCGGCCACCAGCTCGCTCGCGACCGACCTCTACCTGCCCGCCTTCCCCGAGATCGCCGCGGACCTGAACGCTCCGGCGTCGCAGGTCCAACTGACGCTGACCGCCATCATGGTCGGCCTGGCCGTCGGCCAACTGGTGATCGGCCCGATGAGCGACATGTGGGGGCGCCGCGTCCCCCTGCTGATCGGGGTCTCGCTGTTCACCGCCACGTCGTTCCTGTGCATGGTGGCGCCGTCGGCGGAGATGTTCAGCCTCATCCGGTTCGTGCAGGGCCTCGCGGCCTCCGCCGGTGCCGTGATCTCCAAGGCCGTCGTGCGCGACACCTTCGACGGCGACTCCGCCGCCAAGTTCTTCTCCCGGCTGGTGCTGATCGTCGGGCTGGCGCCGATGCTGGGGCCGATCCTGGGCGGCCAGCTGCTGCTGCTGGGTCCCTGGCAGCTCATCTTCGCCGCGCTGGGGACCGCCGGGCTGATCAGCTTCGCCCTGGTGTTCTTCGGGATGCCGGAGAGCCTGCCGAAGGAGCGGCGCCGGGCGCCCCAGATGGCGGCCACGCTGCGCACGTTCGGCAGGCTGCTGCGCGACCCCGGCTTCATCGGGCCCGCGCTCATCATGGCGCTGAGCTTCGCCATGACCTTCACCTACATCTCGACGTTCTCCTTCATCTCCCAGAACGAGTTCGGCGCCTCCGCCCAGCAGTTCAGCCTGGTCTTCGCGGTCAACACCCTGGGGATGGTCCTGGGCAACCAGGTCAACGCCGCGCTCATCGGCAGGATGCACACCTCCCGGCGGCTGCTGGCCGGGCTGGCGGGCAGCGTCGCCGCCGTGGCGGCCCTGGCCGTCCTGGGCGTCAGCGGGCAGGCGAACCTGGTCTCGGTCACCGCCGTGCTGTTCGTGATGATGTTCTGCACCGGGCTGATCTCGCCCAACGCCACCACGCTGGCCATCTCCAGCCAGTCGGCTTCGGTGGCCGGCAGCAGCTCCGCGCTCCTGGGCACCCTGCAGTTCGCGCTCGGCGGCGGGCTGGCCGCGGCCTCCGGCCTCACCTCCACCGGTCAGGCCACGCTGACCAGCATGACCGCGGTCATGTTCGGCACCGTCGCCGCAGCGGCGCTCATCTTCGTGCACGCGGCGCTGCGCGGCCACACGCGTTCGGTGCTCTGA